From the Astatotilapia calliptera chromosome 6, fAstCal1.2, whole genome shotgun sequence genome, one window contains:
- the LOC113024618 gene encoding parvalbumin-7-like isoform X1, which yields MVMTDLLKPEEIKKALDAFAAETFDPKKFFEMVGMKAMSAENVKKVFQVLDVDGSGFIEEEELMFVLKGFSKDGRDLTDAETKAFLTAADKDGDGKIGIDEFEALVHE from the exons ATGGTTATGACAGATCTGCTAAAACCTGAGGAGATCAAGAAAGCTCTTGATGCCTTCGCAG CAGAAACATTTGACCCTAAAAAGTTCTTTGAAATGGTGGGAATGAAGGCCATGTCGGCTGAAAACGTCAAGAAGGTCTTTCAGGTTCTGGATGTGGATGGTAGCGGATttatagaagaagaagagctaAT GTTTGTACTGAAGGGCTTTTCCAAAGATGGCAGAGATCTGACTGACGCTGAGACTAAAGCATTTCTCACAGCTGCAGACAAAGATGGAGATGGCAAGATCGGCATTGATG agTTTGAAGCCTTAGTGCATGAGTAG
- the baiap2l2b gene encoding BAR/IMD domain-containing adapter protein 2-like 2 gives MEHFNPGLQKLVALGNSYIKAFQALGVCSEAYFSAVAKMGDQALHTLSSRSLGDVLIQISETQRRLTAEMEGVFRWFQIEVLQAMEKNIKLDEEYIDGSRRVYELEVRNQAEALEKQLRRGTYRDSLENSEYMLYLRQSHQEILKEEERRYRFLAEKHCGLTQSLLFLINKTGASLQQKADGWKEKVNDTRVSRSRTPTHSDQEAQLRGSVSSLLQTVARDEDMSWARREQHALGRVPSRAPSPLPSRSRSSSVGESLGLGGGRVMRALVSHPSSSNPKLLPFNRGETVIVLVQEPRNGWLYGRTDSSLRQGWFPAAYVAPIEDFSNNLATSGSSLRSHSMNNLNDSDTYADQSESKSYGDVPPPATPNRRASVDFRPISPLPEKKGEEALETKPSQTRSYNEHPLPPPPPPPPPIQSARRSSGDFRPISPLPDRKGGSASDVQALSPHGPPENPLFPRGTNPFATVKLRPTTTNDRSAPQIH, from the exons ATGGAGCACTTCAACCCAGGCCTTCAGAAGCTCGTTGCTCTTGGAAACAGCTACATCAAGGCCTTTCAAG CCTTAGGCGTTTGCAGTGAGGCCTATTTCAGCGCTGTGGCTAAGATGGGCGACCAGGCACTTCACACACTTTCATCTCGCTCCCTTG gGGATGTCCTGATCCAGATTTCAGAAACACAGAGGAGGCTCACTGCAGAGATGGAGGGAGTG tttCGATGGTTCCAGATAGAAGTGTTGCAAGCAATGGAGAAGAATATCAAGTTGGACGAGGAGTATATTGAT GGCAGTCGCAGAGTGTACGAGCTGGAAGTAAGAAACCAAGCGGAGGCTTTGGAGAAGCAGCTCAGACGGGGAACCTACAGAGACTCTCTG GAGAACAGTGAATACATGCTGTACCTGCGGCAGAGCCATCAGGAGATcttaaaggaggaggagaggaggtatCGCTTCTTGGCAGAGAAACACTGTGGCCTCACTCAGTCACTGCTGTTCCTAATTAACAAG ACTGGTGCATCTCTCCAGCAGAAGGCAGACGGATGGAAAGAGAAAGTGAATGACACCAGAGTCTCCAGATCTCGAACACCCACCCATTCAGACCAAGAGGCACAG CTGCGAGGTTCAGTGAGCTCCCTGCTGCAGACGGTAGCCAGAGATGAGGATATGTCCTGGGCCAGGCGGGAGCAGCACGCACTGGGCAGAGTCCCTTCTAGAG CACCGTCTCCCCTCCCCAGCCGCTCTCGCTCCAGTTCAGTGGGGGAATCTTTAGGCCTGGGAGGAGGGAGAGTCATGAGAGCGCTGGTTTCTCATCCCTCCTCATCCAACCCAAAGCTCCTGCCTTTCAACAGGGGCGAGACTGTCATCGTCCTGGTCCAGGAGCCACGCAACGGGTGGCTGTATGGGCGCACTGACAGCAGCCTGCG TCAGGGCTGGTTCCCTGCTGCGTACGTGGCCCCTATTGAGGATTTCTCCAATAATTTAGCAACAAG TGGCAGTTCTCTAAGAAGTCACAGTATGAACAATCTGAATGACAGTGACACCTACGCCGACCAGTCAGAGAGCAAGAGTTACGGAGACGTCCCACCCCCGGCCACACCCAATCGTAGAGCCTCCGTGGACTTCAGGCCTATCTCTCCACTCCCTGAGAAGAAGGGAGAAGAGGCATTGGAGACGAAGCCGAGTCAAACAAGGAGCTACAATGAACATCCACTTCCTCCCCCACCGCCTCCCCCTCCACCAATTCAGAGTGCAAGGAGGAGTTCAGGAGATTTTCGGCCCATTTCTCCCCTACCTGACAGAAAGGGTGGATCAGCATCTGACGTCCAG gCATTATCACCACATGGACCCCCTGAAAACCCACTGTTTCCCAG AGGCACAAACCCATTCGCCACGGTAAAGCTTCGTCCCACGACGACCAATGACAGATCTGCTCCTCAGATCCATTAA
- the LOC113024618 gene encoding parvalbumin-7-like isoform X2, which translates to MTGNKMVMTDLLKPEEIKKALDAFAAETFDPKKFFEMVGMKAMSAENVKKVFQVLDVDGSGFIEEEELMFVLKGFSKDGRDLTDAETKAFLTAADKDGDGKIGIDEFEALVHE; encoded by the exons GAAACAAAATGGTTATGACAGATCTGCTAAAACCTGAGGAGATCAAGAAAGCTCTTGATGCCTTCGCAG CAGAAACATTTGACCCTAAAAAGTTCTTTGAAATGGTGGGAATGAAGGCCATGTCGGCTGAAAACGTCAAGAAGGTCTTTCAGGTTCTGGATGTGGATGGTAGCGGATttatagaagaagaagagctaAT GTTTGTACTGAAGGGCTTTTCCAAAGATGGCAGAGATCTGACTGACGCTGAGACTAAAGCATTTCTCACAGCTGCAGACAAAGATGGAGATGGCAAGATCGGCATTGATG agTTTGAAGCCTTAGTGCATGAGTAG